The proteins below come from a single Kryptolebias marmoratus isolate JLee-2015 linkage group LG12, ASM164957v2, whole genome shotgun sequence genomic window:
- the ifi35 gene encoding interferon-induced protein 35 — protein sequence MSSDEDFSVVDPEPSENTLEGVRDLISNYKKKYDDILEEQKDLNRCKDEAQDLTRQFKERTEKLKREMEKDEHSYRVQMKNEEAKLDSLKQEEGDLKEQLQRIQAEISEEQSRNASLKERADVFCAMPDKKFVFKGRTGDADDWEKFDMKSQIIYPMEEGTALITFEEDEVARSILDRKRHKVDLGGECRIIVEARPVHLMLPDLVEIGSEVCSRRILISNLPRMDTEKLLNKLEIHFSKSKHGGGEVDSCDFLPDSGTVVIAFMEEHVAKRLTENEFHEVKLNQTKHKVRVTPFLNGNITNFKTRVSTCPRTVLLTGIPDVMERETLQDLLEIHFQKNGNGGGEIEAFLYNPVDQNASAVFGSGASPDGDDQ from the exons ATGTCATCAGACGAG GATTTCTCTGTGGTGGATCCAGAACCATCTGAAAACACTTTGGAAGGAGTCAGGGATTTAATCAGCAACTACAAG AAAAAGTACGACGACATCCTTGAGGAGCAGAAGGATCTGAACAGATGCAAAGATGAAGCTCAGGATTTGACCCGGCAGTTCAAGGAGCGCACGGAGAAACTGAAACGGGAGATGGAGAAAGACGAGCATTCCTACAGAGTTCAGATGAAAAACGAGGAG GCGAAGCTGGATTCCCTGAAGCAGGAGGAGGGCGACCTGAAGGAACAGCTCCAGAGGATCCAGGCTGAAATCAGCGAGGAGCAGAGCCGGAACGCCAGCCTGAAGGAGCGAGCGGAC GTGTTTTGCGCCATGCCGGACAAGAAGTTTGTCTTCAAGGGACGGACGGGGGACGCGGACGACTGGGAAAAGTTTGACATGAAGTCGCAGATCATCTACCCGATGGAGGAGGGGACGGCGCTGATCACGTTCGAAGAGGACGAAG TGGCGAGGAGTATTCTGGACAGGAAGAGACACAAAGTGGACCTGGGGGGGGAGTGCAGGATCATCGTGGAGGCCCGGCCCGTCCACCTGATGCTGCCCGACCTGGTGGAG ATCGGCTCGGAGGTTTGTTCCCGGAGGATCCTGATCTCCAACCTGCCCAGGATGGATACGGAGAAGCTGCTCAACAAGCTGGAGATCCACTTCTCCAAGTCCAAACACGGGGGCGGGGAGGTGGACAGCTGCGACTTCCTGCCGGACTCCGGGACCGTGGTCATCGCGTTCATGGAGGAACACG TTGCCAAACGTCTGACAGAAAACGAGTTCCATGAAGTGAAACTGAACCAAACGAAGCACAAAGTCAGAGTGACTCCTTTTCTGAACGGGAACATTACAAACTTCAAG ACCCGGGTGTCGACGTGCCCCCGGACGGTTCTGCTGACAGGAATACCCGACGTCATGGAGCGGGAAACTTTACAGGACCTGCTGGAGATCCACTTCCAGAAGAACGGGAACGGCGGCGGAGAGATCGAAGCCTTCCTGTACAACCCTGTGGATCAGAACGCCTCGGCCGTGTTCGGCAGCGGCGCCTCGCCGGACGGAGACGATCAATAA
- the LOC108237788 gene encoding potassium voltage-gated channel subfamily A member 7 — protein MENQDKEGGTDRGEEASDEQKQSKDKQNKLEKESSGKEVRRENRRPLRSGWALTERLAINVSGMRYETQLRTLAQFPNSLLGNPRRRLRYYDPLRKELFLDRNRICFDAILYFYQSGGRLRRPANIPLDMFLEELHFYELGDEIIDRFKEDEGFPKEEERPLPPKKWQQQIWMLFEYPESSSGARIIAIISVMVIILSILIFCLETLPEFRHEKERREQYATSTFPTNANETVPISSTFGPFQDPFFIVETVCICWFSFELVMRFISAPSKIHFFKDIMNIIDFLAIMPFFVTLGTELAKDKGTQPSVSLALIRVIRLVRVFRIFKLSRHSKGLQILGQTLKASLRELALLIFFLFIGVILFSSAVYFAEVDSPDTLFTSIPEAFWWAVVSMTTVGYGDMCPGTVGGKLVGSMCAIAGVLTISLPVPVIVSNFSYFYHREMECEDTRVYTHVSTSLWEDDEMDDEMDDDEDDGMDEGPEYTRDCVPLSEQNRVICPPLNGTLLAGLCPGHVAGDQQGITFYLKEPMVTQV, from the exons ATGGAGAATCAGGACAAGGAGGGAGGCacagacagaggagaggaggccAGTGACGAACAGAAGcaaagcaaagacaaacagaacaagctGGAGAAGGAGAGCAGTGGGAAGGAGGTCCGGAGGGAGAACCGTCGCCCCTTGAGGAGCGGCTGGGCGCTGACCGAACGCCTCGCCATCAACGTTTCTGGGATGCGTTACGAGACCCAGCTCCGCACCCTCGCTCAGTTCCCCAACTCCCTGCTGGGCAACCCCCGCCGGCGCCTTCGGTACTACGACCCCCTCCGTAAGGAACTGTTCTTGGACAGGAACCGCATCTGCTTCGACGCCATCCTCTACTTCTACCAGTCGGGCGGCAGGCTGCGGCGGCCGGCCAACATCCCCCTGGACATGTTCCTGGAGGAGCTGCACTTCTACGAGCTCGGAGACGAGATCATCGACCGCTTCAAGGAGGATGAAGGCTTCCCTAAAGAGGAGGAGAGACCCTTACCCCCCAAAAAGTGGCAGCAGCAAATCTGGATGCTGTTTGAGTATCCGGAGTCTTCTAGTGGAGCGCGGATCATCGCCATCATCAGCGTCATGGTCATCATCCTCTCCATTCTCATCTTCTGCTTAGAGACTCTGCCGGAGTTCAGACATGAGAAGGAGCGCcgggag CAATACGCAACCTCAACCTTTCCCACCAACGCAAACGAAACCGTCCCGATCTCATCAACATTCGGTCCCTTCCAGGATCCCTTCTTCATTGTAGAGACTGTCTGCATCTGCTGGTTCTCCTTTGAACTTGTCATGCGTTTCATCAGCGCTCCAAGCAAGATACACTTCTTCAAAGACATCATGAACATCATCGACTTCTTGGCCATTATGCCTTTTTTCGTCACTCTGGGCACCGAGCTCGCCAAGGACAAAGGGACGCAGCCCTCCGTGTCCCTGGCCCTCATCAGGGTTATCAGGCTGGTGAGAGTCTTCAGGATTTTCAAGCTTTCTCGTCACTCCAAAGGCCTCCAAATCCTGGGTCAGACGCTGAAGGCCAGCTTACGAGAGCTTGCCCTACtaatcttcttcctcttcatcggAGTCATACTCTTTTCAAGCGCTGTTTACTTTGCGGAGGTGGACAGTCCTGACACGTTGTTTACCAGCATACCTGAAGCTTTCTGGTGGGCGGTGGTATCCATGACAACGGTGGGCTATGGGGACATGTGTCCAGGGACGGTTGGAGGAAAGCTGGTGGGCTCCATGTGCGCCATCGCCGGCGTACTCACTATCTCGTTGCCGGTTCCCGTCATTGTGTCCAACTTTAGCTACTTCTACCACAGAGAGATGGAATGTGAGGACACCAGGGTGTACACCCATGTCTCCACGTCACTCTGGGAGGACGATGAAATGGACGATGAAATGGACGATGACGAGGACGATGGAATGGATGAAGGGCCTGAGTACACGAGGGACTGCGTCCCCCTGTCTGAGCAGAACAGGGTGATTTGTCCTCCCCTCAATGGGACTCTTTTGGCTGGACTTTGTCCAGGACATGTAGCCGGTGATCAGCAAGGGATAACGTTCTACCTCAAAGAGCCTATGGTCACCCAAGTTTGA
- the rpl27 gene encoding 60S ribosomal protein L27 — protein MGKFMKPGKVVMVLAGRYAGRKAVIVKNIDDGTADRPYSHALVAGIDRYPRKVTTSMGKKKIAKRSKIKAFVKVFNYNHLMPTRYSVDIPLDKTVVNKDVFRDPALKRKARREAKVKFEERYKTGKNKWFFQKLRF, from the exons ATGGGCAAGTTTATGAAGCCTGGAAAGGTGGTGATGGTCCTAGCTGGACGCTATGCCGGACGCAAAGCTGTCATCGTCAAG aacaTTGATGATGGCACTGCTGACCGTCCTTACAGCCACGCTCTGGTCGCAGGCATTGACCGCTACCCCCGTAAGGTGACCACCTCCATGGGCAAGAAGAAGATCGCCAAGAGGTCCAAGATCAAGGCCTTTGTCAAAGTTTTCAACTACAACCACCTCATGCCCACCAG atACTCCGTGGATATTCCTCTGGACAAAACTGTTGTGAACAAGGATGTCTTCAGGGATCCAGCCCTCAAACGCAAAGCCAGGCGGGAGGCGAAGGTCAAGTTTGAGGAGAG gtACAAGACGGGCAAAAACAAGTggttcttccagaagctcagaTTCTAA
- the LOC108237775 gene encoding branched-chain-amino-acid aminotransferase, cytosolic isoform X1: MAALRAAVHRRLVQTLPLSFGSLRFASSFKAADLTVERNTKCKPKPDPSTLLFGKQFSDHMMMVNWSEQDGWGAPQIKPFQNLSLHPASSSLHYSIELFEGMKAFRGVDNHIRLFRPMLNMERMHRSAERSCLPLFDKGELLECIKKLLEIDQDWVPYSQNASLYIRPTFIGTEPSLGVSPPGRAMLFVIIGPVGPYFATGSFNPVSLLADPSFVRAWKGGVGAYKMGGNYGPTIAVQNEALKKGCQQVLWLYGEEEEITEVGTMNLFIYWTNTEGDRELVTPPLDGIILPGVTRQSLLDLGRTWGEFNVTERRVGMEELLQALDAGRVLEVFGAGTACVVCPVGSLLYKGKTYQIPTMQNGPDLAKRFYTELTDIQYGRKPSEWAPLVV; encoded by the exons ATGGCAGCTCTCCGGGCG gCAGTCCATAGACGACTTGTTCAGACCCTCCCTTTGTCCTTTGGCTCGCTGCGGTTTGCCAGCTCCTTCAAg GCAGCGGATCTCACCGTTGAACGGAACACGAAATGCAAGCCGAAGCCCGACCCGTCCACGCTGCTTTTCGGCAAACAGTTCTCTGACCACATGATGATGGTCAACTGGTCGGAGCAGGATGGCTGGGGGGCTCCGCAGATCAAACCTTTCCAGAACCTGTCGCTGCACCCGGCCAGCTCCTCCCTGCACTACTCCATAGAG CTGTTTGAGGGCATGAAGGCGTTCCGTGGAGTCGACAACCACATCCGTCTGTTCAGGCCGATGCTGAACATGGAGAGGATGCATCGGAGCGCAGAGAGGAGCTGCCTTCCT ctgtttgataAAGGCGAACTGTTGGAGTGCATAAAGAAGCTGCTGGAGATCGACCAGGACTGGGTCCCGTACTCCCAGAATGCCAGCCTCTACATCCGACCCACCTTCATCGGAACTGAG CCGTCTCTCGGCGTGTCTCCGCCCGGGAGAGCGATGCTGTTCGTCATCATCGGCCCCGTTGGACCGTACTTTGCCACGGGCTCCTTCAACCCGGTCTCTCTGCTGGCGGACCCTTCGTTCGTTCGAGCCTGGAAGGGAGGAGTCGGAGCGTACAAGATGGGAGG GAACTACGGACCCACGATAGCGGTACAGAACGAGGCGCTGAAGAAAGGCTGCCAGCAGGTCCTCTGGCTGTacggagaggaagaggagatcaCCGAGGTCGGAACCATGAACCTCTTCATCTACTGGACCAACACTGAAGGAG ACAGAGAGCTGGTGACTCCTCCTCTGGACGGCATCATCCTCCCAGGAGTGACCCGGCAGTCTCTGCTGGACCTGGGCAGAACCTGG GGGGAGTTCAATGTGACGGAGCGTCGGGTGGGcatggaggagctgctgcaggctTTAGATGCTGGAAGAGTTCTGGAGGTGTTTGGAGCGGGGACGGCCTGCGTTGTCTGTCCGGTCGGCAGCCTCCTCTACAAAGGAAAG ACGTACCAGATCCCCACCATGCAGAATGGTCCAGATCTCGCAAAGAGGTTCTACACAGAGCTGACGGACATTCAG TACGGACGCAAACCCAGCGAATGGGCGCCGCTGGTTGTTTAG
- the LOC108237775 gene encoding branched-chain-amino-acid aminotransferase, cytosolic isoform X2 produces the protein MSLRYKNQVVVVTGGSKGIGRGIVRVFVENGAEVVFCARGGAAGEALEAELNAAGPGACKFVSCDVSKEEDIQRLIRVTVELYGHIDCLVNNAGWHPPHKPTDETTAEEFRELLNLNLVSYFLASKVALPFLRQRRGNIINVSSLVGSIGQRDAAPYVATKGAIISMTKAMAVDESRYSVRVNCISPGNVMTPLWEELAAQTPDAAAAIRTGENSQAVHRRLVQTLPLSFGSLRFASSFKAADLTVERNTKCKPKPDPSTLLFGKQFSDHMMMVNWSEQDGWGAPQIKPFQNLSLHPASSSLHYSIELFEGMKAFRGVDNHIRLFRPMLNMERMHRSAERSCLPLFDKGELLECIKKLLEIDQDWVPYSQNASLYIRPTFIGTEPSLGVSPPGRAMLFVIIGPVGPYFATGSFNPVSLLADPSFVRAWKGGVGAYKMGGNYGPTIAVQNEALKKGCQQVLWLYGEEEEITEVGTMNLFIYWTNTEGDRELVTPPLDGIILPGVTRQSLLDLGRTWGEFNVTERRVGMEELLQALDAGRVLEVFGAGTACVVCPVGSLLYKGKTYQIPTMQNGPDLAKRFYTELTDIQYGRKPSEWAPLVV, from the exons ATGTCCCTCCGCTACAAAAACCAAGTTGTTGTTGTGACAGGAGGATCCAAAGGGATCGGCAGAGGGATTGTCAGGGTGTTTG TGGAAAATGGAGCCGAAGTGGTGTTTTGTGCACGAGGAG gTGCAGCAGGTGAAGCTCTGGAGGCGGAACTTAACGCTGCAGGACCGGGCGCGTGCAAGTTTGTCAGCTGTGACGTGTCCAAGGAGGAGGACATTCAG aGGCTGATCAGAGTCACTGTGGAGCTCTACGGACACATCGACTGCCTGGTCAACAACGCAGGCTGGC accCTCCTCATAAACCCACAGATGAAACCACAGCTGAGGAGTTCAGAGAGCTGCTCAACCTGAACCTCGTCAGCTACTTCCTGGCTTCCAAA GTTGCGTTGCCGTTCCTGCGACAGCGTCGGGGAAACATCATTAATGTTTCCAGCCTGGTGGGCTCGATCGGTCAGAGAGATGCTGCACCTTATGTTGCCACTAAA GGGGCGATCATCTCCATGACGAAGGCCATGGCTGTGGATGAGAGTCGTTACAGCGTGAGGGTGAACTG CATCTCTCCAGGTAACGTGATGACGCCTCTGTGGGAAGAACTGGCAGCTCAGACGCCAGACGCTGCAGCTGCTATCAGAACAGGAGAAAACTCTCAG gCAGTCCATAGACGACTTGTTCAGACCCTCCCTTTGTCCTTTGGCTCGCTGCGGTTTGCCAGCTCCTTCAAg GCAGCGGATCTCACCGTTGAACGGAACACGAAATGCAAGCCGAAGCCCGACCCGTCCACGCTGCTTTTCGGCAAACAGTTCTCTGACCACATGATGATGGTCAACTGGTCGGAGCAGGATGGCTGGGGGGCTCCGCAGATCAAACCTTTCCAGAACCTGTCGCTGCACCCGGCCAGCTCCTCCCTGCACTACTCCATAGAG CTGTTTGAGGGCATGAAGGCGTTCCGTGGAGTCGACAACCACATCCGTCTGTTCAGGCCGATGCTGAACATGGAGAGGATGCATCGGAGCGCAGAGAGGAGCTGCCTTCCT ctgtttgataAAGGCGAACTGTTGGAGTGCATAAAGAAGCTGCTGGAGATCGACCAGGACTGGGTCCCGTACTCCCAGAATGCCAGCCTCTACATCCGACCCACCTTCATCGGAACTGAG CCGTCTCTCGGCGTGTCTCCGCCCGGGAGAGCGATGCTGTTCGTCATCATCGGCCCCGTTGGACCGTACTTTGCCACGGGCTCCTTCAACCCGGTCTCTCTGCTGGCGGACCCTTCGTTCGTTCGAGCCTGGAAGGGAGGAGTCGGAGCGTACAAGATGGGAGG GAACTACGGACCCACGATAGCGGTACAGAACGAGGCGCTGAAGAAAGGCTGCCAGCAGGTCCTCTGGCTGTacggagaggaagaggagatcaCCGAGGTCGGAACCATGAACCTCTTCATCTACTGGACCAACACTGAAGGAG ACAGAGAGCTGGTGACTCCTCCTCTGGACGGCATCATCCTCCCAGGAGTGACCCGGCAGTCTCTGCTGGACCTGGGCAGAACCTGG GGGGAGTTCAATGTGACGGAGCGTCGGGTGGGcatggaggagctgctgcaggctTTAGATGCTGGAAGAGTTCTGGAGGTGTTTGGAGCGGGGACGGCCTGCGTTGTCTGTCCGGTCGGCAGCCTCCTCTACAAAGGAAAG ACGTACCAGATCCCCACCATGCAGAATGGTCCAGATCTCGCAAAGAGGTTCTACACAGAGCTGACGGACATTCAG TACGGACGCAAACCCAGCGAATGGGCGCCGCTGGTTGTTTAG